A region from the Panicum hallii strain FIL2 chromosome 1, PHallii_v3.1, whole genome shotgun sequence genome encodes:
- the LOC112886338 gene encoding cytochrome b6-f complex iron-sulfur subunit, chloroplastic gives MAASTALSTAANPTQLCRPRASPKPVKGLGLGMGPERFSQRSSITCQAASSISADRVPDMEKRKLMNLLLLGAISLPTVGMVVPYGSFFIPAGSGGAGGGTFAKDKLGNDIKLEEWLQTHGPNDRTLAQGLKGDPTYLVVEQDKTLASYGINAVCTHLGCVVPWNSAENKFICPCHGSQYNNQGKVVRGPAPLSLALVHVDVDDGKVLFVPWVETDFRTGEDPWWKA, from the exons atGGCGGCCTCCACGGCGCTCTCCACCGCCGCCAACCCCACCCAG CTCTGCCGCCCCCGCGCTTCTCCCAAGCCGGTGAAGGGTCTGGGCCTCGGGATGGGGCCGGAGCGCTTCTCCCAGCGGAGCAGCATCACGTGCCAGGCGGCGAGCAGCATCTCCGCCGACCGCGTCCCCGACATGGAGAAGCGGAAGCTGATGaacctcctcctcctgggcgcCATCTCGCTGCCCACCGTCGGCATGGTCGTCCCCTACGGCTCCTTCTTCATCCCCGCCGG gtccggcggcgccggcggcgggacgTTCGCCAAGGACAAGCTGGGCAACGACATCAAGTTGGAGGagtggctccagacgcacggcCCCAACGACCGCACCCTCGCGCAGGGGCTCAAGGGCGACCCGACGTACCTGGTGGTGGAGCAGGACAAGACGCTGGCCAGCTACGGCATCAATGCCGTGTGCACCCACCTCGGCTGCGTCGTGCCGTGGAACAGCGCCGAGAACAAGTTCATCTGCCCCTGCCACGGCTCGCAGTACAACAACCAGGGCAAGGTCGTCCGTGGCCCGGCGCCCTTG TCGCTGGCCCTGGTGCACGTGGACGTCGACGACGGCAAGGTCCTCTTCGTCCCGTGGGTGGAGACCGACTTCAGGACCGGCGAGGACCCCTGGTGGAAGGCGTAA